CCTTTTGTGCCTAGAGAGTTGGTTCTTAGAGTCAATAAGCTATTAGAAAGAACCTATAAAAAAGAAGTCAAACAGTTAGAATATGTTAATTATGAGGGCTATACAATTAATCCTGGAAAAAGAATTGTTTCTCAAAATCAAGAGGTCATTAACTTATCAACAAAAGAGTATGACTTATTAGACTTGCTTCTAAGAAACAAACAAAAAGCCTTCTCTAGAGAAGAGTTGCTTACACTAATATGGGGTGACGATTATTTTGGCTCTGATAGAGTAGTGGATGACTTAATGAGAAGATTACGAAAAAAAATGCCTAATTTAAGAGTAGAAACCTTATATGGATACGGTTATAGAATGATATGAAAAGATTTAAATTATCAACTCAAATAACAATATTATACTTAAGTGTTGTAGCTATTGTAGTTATTACACTTGTTACTGTACTACCCACACAAATTAAAAAGTTTTTTGTAAATGAGATCTATTCAACCATAGAGGAAGAGCAAGCCAATTTCAATATTGATAATGTATCAATAATATACCGGAGTGATAGCAACAACTTAAGAACAGTAAATCACTTTATAATTAATCATAGAGGTGATATATTATTACCTAGAATAATAAATACACAGGTAAATCTTAGATTTCTAAATGAAGTAATAAGAAGAATACAGGCTTTTAGACCTTTAAAAGGTAAGTATGTATTTGAAAGTAGCAATAATACTTTATATTATGTCATTAAAAGAGTTGAAGTAAATGGTACTCAGAGTTATCTAGTGTCCTATATGTCAGAATTATATGCCAATCAAGTTACACAAAATATGTTTAATCAGATAATGTTTGTAACGGCCATTATACTTAGCGTAGGTACAATCTTATTTGTTATGTGGGTTAGGCATATTGTTAAACCTATTAAGATAATGGAAAAGCAAGTTAGACAAATTTCTCAAAAAGAATGGGATACAACTTTAGCAATCAATAGAAAAGATGAAATTGGAGAACTGGCAAAGTCTATTGAGATAATGAAAGATCGATTAATGAAACAAGAAATGGCCCAACAAGAAATGTTTCAAAATATTTCACATGACTTAAAGACACCAATTAGTATTATAAAAAATTATGCCCTCTCTATTATTGATGATATTCATCCATACGGAACAGTTGAAGACACAGCAAAAGTAATAAATGATGAAGCTGAGCGGATGTTGGAAAAGGTACAAAGCATCTTATATATTAATAGACTTAATTACCTCTCACAACAAATGAATGTAAGAGAAAAAATAAATATGAAAGAGTTAATAGAAAACCTAGTTAATCGCTATATCAATTCTAAAGTTATTTGGGATTTAAATTTGTCAGAAGTTGATTTTGTTGGTGAGGAAGAACAGTGGAAAAGTGCAATTGAGAATATTATAACCAATATGTTAAGGTATGCAAAAACAACAATAAAGGTCTCCCTAAGAGAAGATGAATTAATCATTGAAAACGATGGTGAACCTATTGAAAAAGATATAATAAATACAATGTTTCAAC
This DNA window, taken from Natranaerovirga pectinivora, encodes the following:
- a CDS encoding response regulator transcription factor, whose translation is MYKINIVEDEKHLNQLVSSYLSKEGHTVNSYFTGEEALEHIHDEVHLWVLDIMLPDFDGFSLIKKIKEKAPNLPVIFMSARDQDLDKILGLELGSEDYITKPFVPRELVLRVNKLLERTYKKEVKQLEYVNYEGYTINPGKRIVSQNQEVINLSTKEYDLLDLLLRNKQKAFSREELLTLIWGDDYFGSDRVVDDLMRRLRKKMPNLRVETLYGYGYRMI
- a CDS encoding sensor histidine kinase; amino-acid sequence: MKRFKLSTQITILYLSVVAIVVITLVTVLPTQIKKFFVNEIYSTIEEEQANFNIDNVSIIYRSDSNNLRTVNHFIINHRGDILLPRIINTQVNLRFLNEVIRRIQAFRPLKGKYVFESSNNTLYYVIKRVEVNGTQSYLVSYMSELYANQVTQNMFNQIMFVTAIILSVGTILFVMWVRHIVKPIKIMEKQVRQISQKEWDTTLAINRKDEIGELAKSIEIMKDRLMKQEMAQQEMFQNISHDLKTPISIIKNYALSIIDDIHPYGTVEDTAKVINDEAERMLEKVQSILYINRLNYLSQQMNVREKINMKELIENLVNRYINSKVIWDLNLSEVDFVGEEEQWKSAIENIITNMLRYAKTTIKVSLREDELIIENDGEPIEKDIINTMFQPYVKGKKGSFGLGLAITSKICKLYHYNVRAINIDNGVRFIIYKRK